One Candidatus Nitronauta litoralis genomic window, CTCTCGGTGCCCATGTCGAGGAAAATGTGGGCCGCGCCGTTCGCTCGATCATCAATCGGGATGCAAAACTCGCAACCGAGGTTATGCATTCTGATTCCCGAATTGATGAAATGGAAGTAGAGCTGGAAGAGGAATGCCTGAAGGTGCTGGCGCTTTATCAACCGGTGGCAAACGATCTGAGACTGGTGGTCGCCTACCTTAAAATTAATAATGACCTCGAGCGGATTGGTGACCTCGCCGTCAATATTGCAGAGCGCTCTGTTTTTCTGGCAGATCAGGTTAAACTCGCCATTCCCGATGAGTTTCCATTGATGGCGGAAAAAACACAATGGATGCTGCAACACGCGCTCGATTCCCTGGTGGACCTCGATTCTGTGATGGCTCGCCGGGTGTGTGCCGTTGACGATGAAGTCGATGATCTCAATCGAAAAATGTTTTATACGTTTGAAAGCCAGTTGGGGACAGGGCCGGAAAAATTGCGTCCCTTACTCGAGTTACTCTCCGCTTCACGCTATCTGGAACGCGTGGCAGATCATGCGACTAATATTTGTGAAGATGTGATTTATCTGATTGGTGGGGAGATTGTTCGCCACCGAAAGGAAGCACTCATTATCCCAATGGATCAGGTAAAGAAAAGCGGCAGCAAAAGCTAAAGAAAATTTTTGGATCAATTGATCTTTTCGAACGACTTACTTTTTTTGAGATTTCCCCCGCACTGGCCGCACGCCCCCATTGTTGCACAGTTTAAACTGGCGGATAAAAGTAATCCCGGTAACAAAATAGAAAGTTTTTGCACAACAGTCGGTGAGCTTTGTGAACTCCGCGTCTGAAGTCCAGTACCAATAGGCTGCCCCTTTTGCAAACTGAGGATCGGTCCGCATCGTGTATTCAGTACTGCCGTCGTGCCCCATGACAACTTCGCGTGTGTCATCATAAATTCCGACCAGCTCCATCAGTGAAGGCATTCGCCAATCGGAGTGTCCCGCAAATTTATTTTGATTGAGAGTCGATACGTAATCATTAGATTGATGCCAGTTCAGGCATTTCCCAAGGTCGGCATAACTGTCCTTTTGAGTCCACACCAAACCATTCCCGTCGGTCAGAGTGCCATCACCGTTGTCAATCAGGTGTATC contains:
- the phoU gene encoding phosphate signaling complex protein PhoU, which codes for MPRHTIHIENAILQLKKMTHSLGAHVEENVGRAVRSIINRDAKLATEVMHSDSRIDEMEVELEEECLKVLALYQPVANDLRLVVAYLKINNDLERIGDLAVNIAERSVFLADQVKLAIPDEFPLMAEKTQWMLQHALDSLVDLDSVMARRVCAVDDEVDDLNRKMFYTFESQLGTGPEKLRPLLELLSASRYLERVADHATNICEDVIYLIGGEIVRHRKEALIIPMDQVKKSGSKS
- a CDS encoding DUF1566 domain-containing protein codes for the protein MNYFHRLGTENSLRSIKFAVALSLVVQVFTVTSAWAVNSGYLPRDKPYVAPKYIPPPPPEPKIHLIDNGDGTLTDGNGLVWTQKDSYADLGKCLNWHQSNDYVSTLNQNKFAGHSDWRMPSLMELVGIYDDTREVVMGHDGSTEYTMRTDPQFAKGAAYWYWTSDAEFTKLTDCCAKTFYFVTGITFIRQFKLCNNGGVRPVRGKSQKK